A portion of the Glycine max cultivar Williams 82 chromosome 10, Glycine_max_v4.0, whole genome shotgun sequence genome contains these proteins:
- the LOC100500025 gene encoding actin depolymerization factor/cofilin-like domain-containing protein translates to MANAASGMAVHDECKLKFLELKAKRTYRYIVFKIEEKSKQVIVEKLGDPANGYDEFAASLPADECRYAVYDFDFVTEENCQKSRIFFIAWSPDTSRVRSKMIYASSKDRFKRELDGIQIELQATDPTEMGLDVFKSRAN, encoded by the exons ATG GCGAACGCAGCATCTGGTATGGCCGTCCATGATGAGTGCAAGCTAAAGTTTCTGGAGCTCAAGGCGAAGAGGACGTACCGGTATATCGTTTTTAAGATTGAGGAGAAATCGAAGCAAGTTATTGTGGAGAAGCTGGGTGACCCTGCAAATGGCTATGATGAATTCGCTGCCAGTCTTCCTGCTGATGAGTGTCGATATGctgtttatgattttgattttgtcaCTGAAGAGAATTGCCAAAAGAGCAGAATTTTCTTCATTGCTTG GTCCCCTGATACATCTAGGGTTAGGAGCAAGATGATTTATGCCAGCTCCAAAGATAGATTCAAGAGGGAGCTTGATGGAATTCAGATTGAGCTGCAAGCAACTGATCCTACTGAGATGGGTCTTGATGTGTTCAAAAGCCGTGCCAATTAA
- the LOC100794242 gene encoding uncharacterized protein isoform X2 → MGEEADCVHALEEGKKENNEESRTELKRDYDQCVADTEPNVSPNKKQAKEVSNDEVRSEVSNPNVSAAEHALTFQDISSQPTESENVNHAECGELTSTCLENSSSDETLSDEAGEHNNNNNNNNNNNTSQSDKDTGSAAMTSCVVMEIPKHVSSSGIRKITFKFSKKKEDYDYQPPPAVHHPALYNDGNHIGFHGDDEEYLARDDCSGGSLESPCGMGYVHDGDLDLYTRNMELKMSKKVVPNCYPTNVKKLLSTGILDGAVVKYIYNPGKVELQGIIDGGGYLCGCSMCNYSRVLSAYEFEQHAGAKTRHPNNHIFLENGRPIYSIIQEIKTAPLSILDEVIKNVAGSSVNEESFQAWKESLLQSNGKVQAHKSYSTKLVGMPHTNISQSVESTSHLSTLHVPSHYEQHMYMNQTTDEWRVVKKPSSYTSNTGVLQKRSADGCTKRRDNDLHRLLFMPNGLPDGAELAYYVKGQKLLGGYKQGNGIVCGCCDIEISPSQFEAHAGMAARRQPYRHIYTSNGLTLHDIALSLANGQNLTTGDSDDMCAVCGDGGDLILCNGCPRAFHAACLGLQCVPDSGWQCLNCRDNAGNGRESSIVRPIMIRLTRVDKTPEFEMGGCVVCREHDFSVAKFDERTVIICDQCEKEYHVGCLRDIGLCELEELPKDKWFCCDDCNRIYVALQNSVAAGAEIIPASVSELIIRKHEDKGLCTYGAMNDIQWRILSGKSRYPEHLPLLSRAAAIFRECFDPIVAISGRDLIPVMVYGRNISGQEFGGMYCIVLIVNSVVVSAGLLRIFGRNVAELPLVATSRAHQGKGYFQVLFSCIERLLSSLNVEKLVLPAAGDAESIWTKKLGFRKMSEDQSMPMK, encoded by the exons ATGGGAGAGGAAGCGGATTGTGTGCATGCattagaagaaggaaagaaggagAACAATGAGGAATCAAGGACGGAACTGAAGCGTGACTACGACCAATGCGTTGCTGATACTGAACCTAACGTGTCTCCTAATAAGAAACAGGCGAAAGAAGTTTCAAATGATGAAGTGCGTTCTGAGGTTTCCAACCCCAATGTTTCTGCAGCAGAGCATGCACTGACTTTTCAAGATATCAGTAGTCAACCAACTGAATCCGAAAATGTTAACCATGCGGAGTGTGGGGAACTGACGTCTACTTGCTTGGAGAATTCAAGTTCTGATGAGACCTTGAGTGATGAAGCTGgtgaacataataataataataataataataataataataatacttctCAAAGTGATAAGGACACAGGTAGTGCTGCAATGACATCCTGTGTGGTGATGGAAATCCCCAAGCATGTGAGTTCATCTGGGATcaggaaaattacttttaaattcaGTAAGAAGAAGGAGGACTATGATTACCAACCGCCTCCAGCTGTGCACCATCCTGCTCTTTATAATGATGGGAATCACATTGGCTTCCATGGGGATGATGAAGAATATTTGGCAAGGGATGATTGTAGTGGTGGGTCATTAGAAAGCCCGTGTGGAATGGGATATGTTCATGATGGAGATTTGGATTTGTACACTCGCAATATGGAATTGAAAATGTCCAAGAAAGTAGTCCCCAACTGCTACCCTACAAATGTCAAAAAGCTTTTATCAACTGGCATTCTTGACGGAGCTGTAGTGAAGTATATTTACAATCCTGGAAAG GTTGAGCTACAGGGGATTATTGATGGTGGCGGATATTTGTGTGGCTGTTCAATGTGCAATTACTCTAGA GTTCTTAGTGCCTATGAGTTCGAGCAGCATGCTGGAGCCAAGACTAGACAtccaaataatcatatattCTTAGAAAATGGAAGACCGATATATAGTATTATACAGGAAATAAAAACTGCTCCACTCAGTATACTAGATGAGGTTATAAAGAATGTGGCTGGTTCATCTGTCAATGAGGAGTCCTTCCAAGCTTGGAAAG AAAGTCTTCTACAAAGCAACGGCAAGGTTCAGGCTCATAAAAGTTATAGCACCAAACTTGTTGGCATGCCTCATACAAACATAAG TCAATCTGTAGAAAGTACAAGCCACTTGTCAACTTTGCACGTACCGAGTCATTATGAGCAGCACATGTATATGAATCAGACAACTGACGAATGGCGTGTGGTGAAAAA GCCAAGCTCCTACACTTCTAACACAGGTGTACTGCAGAAAAGAAGTGCTGATGGTTGCACTAAGAGAAg GGACAATGATTTACACAGGTTGCTTTTTATGCCAAATGGGCTACCAGATGGTGCTGAGTTGGCTTACTATGTTAAAGGACAG AAATTACTTGGAGGTTACAAACAGGGAAATGGTATAGTCTGTGGTTGTTGTGATATAGAG ATAAGCCCTTCACAGTTTGAAGCCCATGCTGGAATGGCTGCTAGGCGTCAACC TTACCGACACATATATACTTCCAATGGATTAACACTTCATGACATAGCTCTATCGTTGGCCAATGGTCAAAACCTTACCACGGGAGACAGTGATGATATGTGTGCAGTATGTGGAGATGGAGGAGATTTGATTCTTTGCAATGGATGCCCCAGGGcatttcatgcag CATGCTTGGGTTTACAGTGTGTTCCAGACAGTGGTTGGCAATGTCTAAATTGTAGAGATAATGCCGGTAATGGAAGAGAATCTTCTATTGTGAGGCCAATCATGATACGGTTGACACGGGTTGATAAAACACCAGAATTTGAAATGGGTGGATGTGTTGTTTGCAG GGAACATGATTTCAGTGTTGCTAAATTTGATGAACGAACAGTAATAATTTGTGACCAG TGTGAGAAGGAGTATCATGTTGGCTGCTTGCGAGACATTGGGCTATGTGAGTTGGAA GAGCTTCCCAAGGATAAGTGGTTTTGTTGTGATGACTGCAATCGGATATATGTGGCACTACAGAATTCAGTTGCTGCTGGAGCAGAAATTATACCAGCTTCCGTGTCTGAACTAATAATCAGGAAGCATGAGGACAAGGGATTATGTACCTATGGGGCCATGAATGATATCCAGTGGAGAATTTTAAGTGGAAAAAGTCGTTATCCGGAACATTTACCATTGCTTTCACGAGCTGCTGCAATTTTCCGA GAATGTTTTGATCCCATTGTTGCCATATCTGGTCGTGATCTGATTCCTGTTATGGTCTATGG GAGAAATATTTCTGGCCAAGAGTTTGGGGGAATGTATTGCATTGTTTTAATTGTGAA TTCTGTTGTAGTATCTGCTGGGCTTCTTAGGATTTTTGGCCGTAATGTTGCTGAGCTTCCACTAGTCGCCACAAGCAGAGCACATCAAGGAAAA GGTTATTTTCAAGTGTTGTTCTCTTGCATAGAGAGGTTGCTGTCTTCTCTAAACGTAGAAAAGTTGGTGCTTCCTGCAGCAGGGGATGCTGAGTCAATTTGGACTAAGAAATTGGGCTTCCGAAAGATGAGCGAAGATCAG aGCATGCCgatgaaataa
- the LOC100794242 gene encoding uncharacterized protein isoform X3, with the protein MGEEADCVHALEEGKKENNEESRTELKRDYDQCVADTEPNVSPNKKQAKEVSNDEVRSEVSNPNVSAAEHALTFQDISSQPTESENVNHAECGELTSTCLENSSSDETLSDEAGEHNNNNNNNNNNNTSQSDKDTGSAAMTSCVVMEIPKHVSSSGIRKITFKFSKKKEDYDYQPPPAVHHPALYNDGNHIGFHGDDEEYLARDDCSGGSLESPCGMGYVHDGDLDLYTRNMELKMSKKVVPNCYPTNVKKLLSTGILDGAVVKYIYNPGKVELQGIIDGGGYLCGCSMCNYSRVLSAYEFEQHAGAKTRHPNNHIFLENGRPIYSIIQEIKTAPLSILDEVIKNVAGSSVNEESFQAWKESLLQSNGKVQAHKSYSTKLVGMPHTNIRPSSYTSNTGVLQKRSADGCTKRRDNDLHRLLFMPNGLPDGAELAYYVKGQKLLGGYKQGNGIVCGCCDIEISPSQFEAHAGMAARRQPYRHIYTSNGLTLHDIALSLANGQNLTTGDSDDMCAVCGDGGDLILCNGCPRAFHAACLGLQCVPDSGWQCLNCRDNAGNGRESSIVRPIMIRLTRVDKTPEFEMGGCVVCREHDFSVAKFDERTVIICDQCEKEYHVGCLRDIGLCELEELPKDKWFCCDDCNRIYVALQNSVAAGAEIIPASVSELIIRKHEDKGLCTYGAMNDIQWRILSGKSRYPEHLPLLSRAAAIFRECFDPIVAISGRDLIPVMVYGRNISGQEFGGMYCIVLIVNSVVVSAGLLRIFGRNVAELPLVATSRAHQGKGYFQVLFSCIERLLSSLNVEKLVLPAAGDAESIWTKKLGFRKMSEDQLSKHLREVQLTLFNKTSMLEKTVQLAIE; encoded by the exons ATGGGAGAGGAAGCGGATTGTGTGCATGCattagaagaaggaaagaaggagAACAATGAGGAATCAAGGACGGAACTGAAGCGTGACTACGACCAATGCGTTGCTGATACTGAACCTAACGTGTCTCCTAATAAGAAACAGGCGAAAGAAGTTTCAAATGATGAAGTGCGTTCTGAGGTTTCCAACCCCAATGTTTCTGCAGCAGAGCATGCACTGACTTTTCAAGATATCAGTAGTCAACCAACTGAATCCGAAAATGTTAACCATGCGGAGTGTGGGGAACTGACGTCTACTTGCTTGGAGAATTCAAGTTCTGATGAGACCTTGAGTGATGAAGCTGgtgaacataataataataataataataataataataataatacttctCAAAGTGATAAGGACACAGGTAGTGCTGCAATGACATCCTGTGTGGTGATGGAAATCCCCAAGCATGTGAGTTCATCTGGGATcaggaaaattacttttaaattcaGTAAGAAGAAGGAGGACTATGATTACCAACCGCCTCCAGCTGTGCACCATCCTGCTCTTTATAATGATGGGAATCACATTGGCTTCCATGGGGATGATGAAGAATATTTGGCAAGGGATGATTGTAGTGGTGGGTCATTAGAAAGCCCGTGTGGAATGGGATATGTTCATGATGGAGATTTGGATTTGTACACTCGCAATATGGAATTGAAAATGTCCAAGAAAGTAGTCCCCAACTGCTACCCTACAAATGTCAAAAAGCTTTTATCAACTGGCATTCTTGACGGAGCTGTAGTGAAGTATATTTACAATCCTGGAAAG GTTGAGCTACAGGGGATTATTGATGGTGGCGGATATTTGTGTGGCTGTTCAATGTGCAATTACTCTAGA GTTCTTAGTGCCTATGAGTTCGAGCAGCATGCTGGAGCCAAGACTAGACAtccaaataatcatatattCTTAGAAAATGGAAGACCGATATATAGTATTATACAGGAAATAAAAACTGCTCCACTCAGTATACTAGATGAGGTTATAAAGAATGTGGCTGGTTCATCTGTCAATGAGGAGTCCTTCCAAGCTTGGAAAG AAAGTCTTCTACAAAGCAACGGCAAGGTTCAGGCTCATAAAAGTTATAGCACCAAACTTGTTGGCATGCCTCATACAAACATAAG GCCAAGCTCCTACACTTCTAACACAGGTGTACTGCAGAAAAGAAGTGCTGATGGTTGCACTAAGAGAAg GGACAATGATTTACACAGGTTGCTTTTTATGCCAAATGGGCTACCAGATGGTGCTGAGTTGGCTTACTATGTTAAAGGACAG AAATTACTTGGAGGTTACAAACAGGGAAATGGTATAGTCTGTGGTTGTTGTGATATAGAG ATAAGCCCTTCACAGTTTGAAGCCCATGCTGGAATGGCTGCTAGGCGTCAACC TTACCGACACATATATACTTCCAATGGATTAACACTTCATGACATAGCTCTATCGTTGGCCAATGGTCAAAACCTTACCACGGGAGACAGTGATGATATGTGTGCAGTATGTGGAGATGGAGGAGATTTGATTCTTTGCAATGGATGCCCCAGGGcatttcatgcag CATGCTTGGGTTTACAGTGTGTTCCAGACAGTGGTTGGCAATGTCTAAATTGTAGAGATAATGCCGGTAATGGAAGAGAATCTTCTATTGTGAGGCCAATCATGATACGGTTGACACGGGTTGATAAAACACCAGAATTTGAAATGGGTGGATGTGTTGTTTGCAG GGAACATGATTTCAGTGTTGCTAAATTTGATGAACGAACAGTAATAATTTGTGACCAG TGTGAGAAGGAGTATCATGTTGGCTGCTTGCGAGACATTGGGCTATGTGAGTTGGAA GAGCTTCCCAAGGATAAGTGGTTTTGTTGTGATGACTGCAATCGGATATATGTGGCACTACAGAATTCAGTTGCTGCTGGAGCAGAAATTATACCAGCTTCCGTGTCTGAACTAATAATCAGGAAGCATGAGGACAAGGGATTATGTACCTATGGGGCCATGAATGATATCCAGTGGAGAATTTTAAGTGGAAAAAGTCGTTATCCGGAACATTTACCATTGCTTTCACGAGCTGCTGCAATTTTCCGA GAATGTTTTGATCCCATTGTTGCCATATCTGGTCGTGATCTGATTCCTGTTATGGTCTATGG GAGAAATATTTCTGGCCAAGAGTTTGGGGGAATGTATTGCATTGTTTTAATTGTGAA TTCTGTTGTAGTATCTGCTGGGCTTCTTAGGATTTTTGGCCGTAATGTTGCTGAGCTTCCACTAGTCGCCACAAGCAGAGCACATCAAGGAAAA GGTTATTTTCAAGTGTTGTTCTCTTGCATAGAGAGGTTGCTGTCTTCTCTAAACGTAGAAAAGTTGGTGCTTCCTGCAGCAGGGGATGCTGAGTCAATTTGGACTAAGAAATTGGGCTTCCGAAAGATGAGCGAAGATCAG TTATCCAAACATCTCAGAGAGGTGCAGCTAACACTCTTCAATAAAACTTCAATGCTGGAGAAGACAGTGCAGCTGGCTATAGAATGA
- the LOC100500025 gene encoding actin depolymerization factor/cofilin-like domain-containing protein isoform X1, whose protein sequence is MCEILQANAASGMAVHDECKLKFLELKAKRTYRYIVFKIEEKSKQVIVEKLGDPANGYDEFAASLPADECRYAVYDFDFVTEENCQKSRIFFIAWSPDTSRVRSKMIYASSKDRFKRELDGIQIELQATDPTEMGLDVFKSRAN, encoded by the exons ATGTGTGAAATTTTACAGGCGAACGCAGCATCTGGTATGGCCGTCCATGATGAGTGCAAGCTAAAGTTTCTGGAGCTCAAGGCGAAGAGGACGTACCGGTATATCGTTTTTAAGATTGAGGAGAAATCGAAGCAAGTTATTGTGGAGAAGCTGGGTGACCCTGCAAATGGCTATGATGAATTCGCTGCCAGTCTTCCTGCTGATGAGTGTCGATATGctgtttatgattttgattttgtcaCTGAAGAGAATTGCCAAAAGAGCAGAATTTTCTTCATTGCTTG GTCCCCTGATACATCTAGGGTTAGGAGCAAGATGATTTATGCCAGCTCCAAAGATAGATTCAAGAGGGAGCTTGATGGAATTCAGATTGAGCTGCAAGCAACTGATCCTACTGAGATGGGTCTTGATGTGTTCAAAAGCCGTGCCAATTAA
- the LOC100794242 gene encoding uncharacterized protein isoform X1, which translates to MGEEADCVHALEEGKKENNEESRTELKRDYDQCVADTEPNVSPNKKQAKEVSNDEVRSEVSNPNVSAAEHALTFQDISSQPTESENVNHAECGELTSTCLENSSSDETLSDEAGEHNNNNNNNNNNNTSQSDKDTGSAAMTSCVVMEIPKHVSSSGIRKITFKFSKKKEDYDYQPPPAVHHPALYNDGNHIGFHGDDEEYLARDDCSGGSLESPCGMGYVHDGDLDLYTRNMELKMSKKVVPNCYPTNVKKLLSTGILDGAVVKYIYNPGKVELQGIIDGGGYLCGCSMCNYSRVLSAYEFEQHAGAKTRHPNNHIFLENGRPIYSIIQEIKTAPLSILDEVIKNVAGSSVNEESFQAWKESLLQSNGKVQAHKSYSTKLVGMPHTNISQSVESTSHLSTLHVPSHYEQHMYMNQTTDEWRVVKKPSSYTSNTGVLQKRSADGCTKRRDNDLHRLLFMPNGLPDGAELAYYVKGQKLLGGYKQGNGIVCGCCDIEISPSQFEAHAGMAARRQPYRHIYTSNGLTLHDIALSLANGQNLTTGDSDDMCAVCGDGGDLILCNGCPRAFHAACLGLQCVPDSGWQCLNCRDNAGNGRESSIVRPIMIRLTRVDKTPEFEMGGCVVCREHDFSVAKFDERTVIICDQCEKEYHVGCLRDIGLCELEELPKDKWFCCDDCNRIYVALQNSVAAGAEIIPASVSELIIRKHEDKGLCTYGAMNDIQWRILSGKSRYPEHLPLLSRAAAIFRECFDPIVAISGRDLIPVMVYGRNISGQEFGGMYCIVLIVNSVVVSAGLLRIFGRNVAELPLVATSRAHQGKGYFQVLFSCIERLLSSLNVEKLVLPAAGDAESIWTKKLGFRKMSEDQLSKHLREVQLTLFNKTSMLEKTVQLAIE; encoded by the exons ATGGGAGAGGAAGCGGATTGTGTGCATGCattagaagaaggaaagaaggagAACAATGAGGAATCAAGGACGGAACTGAAGCGTGACTACGACCAATGCGTTGCTGATACTGAACCTAACGTGTCTCCTAATAAGAAACAGGCGAAAGAAGTTTCAAATGATGAAGTGCGTTCTGAGGTTTCCAACCCCAATGTTTCTGCAGCAGAGCATGCACTGACTTTTCAAGATATCAGTAGTCAACCAACTGAATCCGAAAATGTTAACCATGCGGAGTGTGGGGAACTGACGTCTACTTGCTTGGAGAATTCAAGTTCTGATGAGACCTTGAGTGATGAAGCTGgtgaacataataataataataataataataataataataatacttctCAAAGTGATAAGGACACAGGTAGTGCTGCAATGACATCCTGTGTGGTGATGGAAATCCCCAAGCATGTGAGTTCATCTGGGATcaggaaaattacttttaaattcaGTAAGAAGAAGGAGGACTATGATTACCAACCGCCTCCAGCTGTGCACCATCCTGCTCTTTATAATGATGGGAATCACATTGGCTTCCATGGGGATGATGAAGAATATTTGGCAAGGGATGATTGTAGTGGTGGGTCATTAGAAAGCCCGTGTGGAATGGGATATGTTCATGATGGAGATTTGGATTTGTACACTCGCAATATGGAATTGAAAATGTCCAAGAAAGTAGTCCCCAACTGCTACCCTACAAATGTCAAAAAGCTTTTATCAACTGGCATTCTTGACGGAGCTGTAGTGAAGTATATTTACAATCCTGGAAAG GTTGAGCTACAGGGGATTATTGATGGTGGCGGATATTTGTGTGGCTGTTCAATGTGCAATTACTCTAGA GTTCTTAGTGCCTATGAGTTCGAGCAGCATGCTGGAGCCAAGACTAGACAtccaaataatcatatattCTTAGAAAATGGAAGACCGATATATAGTATTATACAGGAAATAAAAACTGCTCCACTCAGTATACTAGATGAGGTTATAAAGAATGTGGCTGGTTCATCTGTCAATGAGGAGTCCTTCCAAGCTTGGAAAG AAAGTCTTCTACAAAGCAACGGCAAGGTTCAGGCTCATAAAAGTTATAGCACCAAACTTGTTGGCATGCCTCATACAAACATAAG TCAATCTGTAGAAAGTACAAGCCACTTGTCAACTTTGCACGTACCGAGTCATTATGAGCAGCACATGTATATGAATCAGACAACTGACGAATGGCGTGTGGTGAAAAA GCCAAGCTCCTACACTTCTAACACAGGTGTACTGCAGAAAAGAAGTGCTGATGGTTGCACTAAGAGAAg GGACAATGATTTACACAGGTTGCTTTTTATGCCAAATGGGCTACCAGATGGTGCTGAGTTGGCTTACTATGTTAAAGGACAG AAATTACTTGGAGGTTACAAACAGGGAAATGGTATAGTCTGTGGTTGTTGTGATATAGAG ATAAGCCCTTCACAGTTTGAAGCCCATGCTGGAATGGCTGCTAGGCGTCAACC TTACCGACACATATATACTTCCAATGGATTAACACTTCATGACATAGCTCTATCGTTGGCCAATGGTCAAAACCTTACCACGGGAGACAGTGATGATATGTGTGCAGTATGTGGAGATGGAGGAGATTTGATTCTTTGCAATGGATGCCCCAGGGcatttcatgcag CATGCTTGGGTTTACAGTGTGTTCCAGACAGTGGTTGGCAATGTCTAAATTGTAGAGATAATGCCGGTAATGGAAGAGAATCTTCTATTGTGAGGCCAATCATGATACGGTTGACACGGGTTGATAAAACACCAGAATTTGAAATGGGTGGATGTGTTGTTTGCAG GGAACATGATTTCAGTGTTGCTAAATTTGATGAACGAACAGTAATAATTTGTGACCAG TGTGAGAAGGAGTATCATGTTGGCTGCTTGCGAGACATTGGGCTATGTGAGTTGGAA GAGCTTCCCAAGGATAAGTGGTTTTGTTGTGATGACTGCAATCGGATATATGTGGCACTACAGAATTCAGTTGCTGCTGGAGCAGAAATTATACCAGCTTCCGTGTCTGAACTAATAATCAGGAAGCATGAGGACAAGGGATTATGTACCTATGGGGCCATGAATGATATCCAGTGGAGAATTTTAAGTGGAAAAAGTCGTTATCCGGAACATTTACCATTGCTTTCACGAGCTGCTGCAATTTTCCGA GAATGTTTTGATCCCATTGTTGCCATATCTGGTCGTGATCTGATTCCTGTTATGGTCTATGG GAGAAATATTTCTGGCCAAGAGTTTGGGGGAATGTATTGCATTGTTTTAATTGTGAA TTCTGTTGTAGTATCTGCTGGGCTTCTTAGGATTTTTGGCCGTAATGTTGCTGAGCTTCCACTAGTCGCCACAAGCAGAGCACATCAAGGAAAA GGTTATTTTCAAGTGTTGTTCTCTTGCATAGAGAGGTTGCTGTCTTCTCTAAACGTAGAAAAGTTGGTGCTTCCTGCAGCAGGGGATGCTGAGTCAATTTGGACTAAGAAATTGGGCTTCCGAAAGATGAGCGAAGATCAG TTATCCAAACATCTCAGAGAGGTGCAGCTAACACTCTTCAATAAAACTTCAATGCTGGAGAAGACAGTGCAGCTGGCTATAGAATGA